One Mesorhizobium sp. L-2-11 genomic region harbors:
- a CDS encoding NUDIX domain-containing protein, giving the protein MMRPDPEQAFRQTGWPGLRARLFHLYFVLRRPMTLGVRGLIHDRTSSSVFLIRHTYVPGWQLPGGGVELGETMIEALARELSEEGNIALTAPPVLKSMHFNRLASRRDHVGLYLVEQFDQTAPKLPDREIAAAGFFPLDRLPEGTTPGTLRRIAESFSGAAASPYW; this is encoded by the coding sequence ATGATGCGGCCCGATCCGGAGCAAGCTTTCCGCCAGACCGGCTGGCCGGGTCTCAGAGCAAGGCTGTTTCATCTGTATTTCGTGCTGCGGCGGCCGATGACGCTCGGGGTGCGCGGCTTGATCCACGATCGCACGTCCAGTTCCGTCTTCCTCATTCGCCATACCTATGTACCGGGCTGGCAGCTACCCGGCGGTGGCGTCGAGCTGGGCGAGACGATGATCGAGGCGCTGGCGCGCGAGCTCTCCGAGGAGGGCAACATTGCGTTGACCGCGCCACCGGTGCTGAAATCGATGCATTTCAACCGTCTGGCCAGCCGCCGCGACCATGTCGGCCTCTATTTAGTCGAGCAGTTCGACCAGACGGCGCCTAAGCTGCCGGACCGCGAGATCGCCGCAGCCGGTTTCTTTCCGCTCGACCGCCTGCCGGAAGGCACGACGCCGGGCACGTTGCGGCGGATTGCCGAGAGTTTTAGCGGCGCCGCGGCATCGCCCTACTGGTAG
- a CDS encoding metallophosphoesterase family protein: MFRLAHISDIHLGPLPDVTYRDLASKRVVGYVNWQRNRRRHMRDAVIDTIVADIKASAPDHLAVTGDLVNLALDGEIEMGKHWLETLGSPDDVSVVPGNHDAYVPGAFDKSCRSWTAWMTGDGVNTPVDREAFPFLRVRGNVALIGVTTARATAPFMANGFFLEDQAERLRDVLDATAKRGLFRVIMIHHPPVRGAVSQAKRLFGIARFQKVVQRHGAELVLHGHSHEPTLFSINGRGAKIPVVGVAAAGQAPGGRRPAAQYNLLEIDGEIGNWRLRLTRRGLTGPAIPPADLEVVELGADAMA; encoded by the coding sequence ATGTTCAGGCTCGCGCATATTTCCGATATCCATCTGGGACCGCTTCCCGATGTAACCTATCGCGATCTCGCCTCCAAGCGGGTGGTCGGTTACGTCAACTGGCAGCGCAATCGCCGCCGCCATATGCGCGACGCCGTCATCGACACCATCGTCGCCGATATCAAGGCGAGCGCACCCGATCACCTTGCCGTCACCGGCGATCTGGTCAATCTGGCGCTCGATGGCGAGATCGAGATGGGCAAGCACTGGCTGGAGACGCTGGGCTCTCCCGATGATGTGTCGGTCGTCCCGGGAAACCACGACGCCTATGTGCCTGGCGCTTTCGACAAGTCCTGCCGGTCGTGGACGGCCTGGATGACCGGGGACGGCGTCAATACGCCGGTCGACCGCGAAGCCTTTCCCTTTCTGCGCGTGCGCGGCAACGTCGCGCTGATCGGTGTCACGACGGCGCGGGCCACGGCTCCGTTCATGGCCAACGGCTTTTTTCTGGAAGACCAGGCCGAAAGGCTGCGCGACGTGCTCGATGCCACGGCCAAACGCGGGCTGTTCCGGGTGATCATGATCCACCATCCGCCAGTACGCGGCGCCGTTTCGCAGGCCAAGCGGCTGTTCGGCATCGCCCGCTTCCAAAAGGTCGTTCAGCGGCACGGGGCCGAGCTTGTGCTGCACGGCCATTCGCACGAGCCGACGCTGTTCTCGATCAATGGGCGCGGCGCCAAAATTCCGGTGGTCGGCGTCGCCGCCGCAGGGCAGGCGCCAGGCGGCAGGCGTCCAGCGGCGCAATATAATCTGCTGGAAATCGATGGTGAAATAGGCAACTGGCGGCTCAGGCTGACGCGACGCGGCCTGACCGGCCCGGCCATCCCGCCTGCCGATCTGGAGGTTGTGGAGCTTGGCGCGGACGCTATGGCCTAG
- a CDS encoding 3-hydroxyacyl-CoA dehydrogenase, whose product MDPNGQIAIVTGGGSGLGEATARALAARGAGVAILDLGIERAAKIAADIGGIAIQCDVSSADGGAASVAEVVKKLGEPRILVNCAGIAIGMKTIGKDGPHPLDQYRKVIEVNLIGTFNMIRLVADRAAKLEPLDGGERGVIVNTASVAAYDGQIGQAAYSASKGGVVGMTLPVARDLARSGIRVCTIAPGIFKTPMMAGMPQEVQDSLGAAVPFPSRLGEPSEYAALALHIIENQMLNGETIRLDGAIRMAPK is encoded by the coding sequence ATGGACCCGAACGGCCAGATTGCGATCGTCACCGGCGGCGGTTCCGGCCTCGGCGAAGCGACGGCACGTGCACTGGCCGCAAGGGGCGCCGGCGTTGCCATCCTCGACCTCGGCATCGAGCGTGCGGCGAAGATTGCGGCCGATATCGGCGGCATCGCCATCCAATGCGACGTAAGCAGCGCCGACGGCGGTGCTGCTTCAGTGGCAGAAGTGGTAAAAAAGTTGGGCGAACCCCGTATTCTGGTCAATTGCGCCGGCATCGCCATCGGCATGAAGACGATCGGCAAGGATGGTCCGCACCCGCTCGACCAATACCGCAAGGTGATCGAGGTCAATTTGATCGGCACCTTCAACATGATCCGCCTCGTCGCCGACCGGGCCGCGAAGCTTGAGCCGCTGGACGGCGGCGAGCGCGGCGTCATCGTCAACACGGCGTCGGTCGCCGCCTATGACGGTCAAATCGGCCAGGCGGCTTATTCGGCCTCCAAGGGCGGCGTCGTCGGCATGACGCTGCCGGTGGCGCGCGACCTTGCCCGGTCGGGCATTCGCGTCTGCACCATCGCGCCCGGCATCTTCAAGACCCCGATGATGGCAGGCATGCCGCAAGAGGTGCAGGATTCGCTGGGCGCCGCGGTGCCCTTCCCGTCCCGTCTCGGCGAGCCTTCCGAATATGCAGCCCTTGCGTTGCACATTATCGAAAACCAGATGCTCAACGGCGAAACCATCCGCCTCGATGGCGCCATCCGCATGGCGCCGAAGTAG
- a CDS encoding CaiB/BaiF CoA transferase family protein, translating to MSAEVALQAKTGPLAGLTVIEMAGLGPVPLAGLMLSEMGAEVLRIERTGSSQLFLALPDEYDIDCHGRSILRIDLKRWDGAELVLRLAEKADMLIEGFRPDVMERLGLGPDAVLARNPALIYGRMTGFGQDGPLSGRAGHDITYLAYSGVLHAIGQQGGRPVPPLNLVADYGGGAMMLVAGALAALFERSRSGKGQVIDAAMTEGASMLATPVHALMAAGLWSDTRGANLLDSGAPFYDTYETADARHVAVGCLEPRFFAEFARLLPLDQIFVRGQYDRNLWPQMRAAIADRVGQKTRDDWDRLFAATDACVAPVLSLREARDHPHNRARNAFLKSGALERPAPAPRFSRSRPTLAAMPADHDCQAATVLARFGLSESETEALFKSGALLKSEALLKSEALVKSGVKG from the coding sequence ATGAGTGCCGAAGTCGCCCTTCAGGCGAAGACCGGCCCGCTCGCCGGCCTGACGGTGATTGAGATGGCCGGGCTTGGACCGGTGCCGCTGGCCGGCCTGATGCTGTCGGAGATGGGCGCCGAGGTGCTGCGCATCGAGCGGACTGGGTCGAGCCAGCTGTTTCTGGCGCTACCGGACGAATACGACATCGACTGTCACGGCCGCTCCATCCTGCGGATTGACCTGAAGCGCTGGGACGGCGCCGAACTGGTGCTGCGCCTTGCCGAAAAGGCCGATATGCTGATCGAAGGGTTTCGTCCCGATGTCATGGAGCGGCTTGGTCTCGGGCCGGATGCGGTACTGGCGCGCAATCCGGCCCTTATCTACGGCCGCATGACGGGGTTCGGCCAAGACGGTCCGCTCTCGGGACGTGCCGGTCACGACATCACCTACCTCGCCTATTCGGGTGTGCTGCATGCCATCGGCCAGCAAGGCGGCCGGCCAGTCCCACCGCTCAACCTTGTCGCCGACTACGGCGGCGGCGCCATGATGCTGGTCGCCGGCGCCCTGGCCGCCCTGTTTGAGCGCTCGCGCTCCGGCAAGGGTCAGGTGATCGACGCCGCGATGACGGAGGGCGCTTCAATGCTGGCGACACCTGTGCACGCCCTGATGGCGGCAGGCCTGTGGAGTGACACGCGTGGCGCGAACCTGCTCGATTCCGGCGCGCCCTTTTACGACACTTATGAAACCGCGGACGCACGGCACGTCGCCGTCGGCTGCCTTGAGCCGCGGTTCTTCGCCGAATTCGCAAGACTGCTGCCGCTCGACCAAATTTTTGTACGCGGCCAATACGACAGGAATTTGTGGCCGCAGATGCGGGCCGCCATTGCCGATCGGGTCGGGCAGAAGACACGGGACGACTGGGACCGTCTGTTTGCTGCAACCGATGCTTGCGTCGCACCGGTCTTGTCGCTGCGGGAAGCCAGGGATCATCCGCACAATCGCGCTCGCAATGCCTTCTTGAAGTCGGGTGCGCTTGAGCGCCCCGCCCCAGCGCCGCGCTTTTCGCGCTCCCGGCCGACGCTTGCCGCCATGCCGGCCGATCACGATTGTCAGGCGGCGACGGTGCTGGCACGTTTCGGCCTTTCGGAAAGCGAGACTGAGGCCCTTTTCAAATCCGGGGCCCTTCTCAAATCCGAGGCCCTTCTCAAATCCGAGGCCCTTGTCAAATCCGGAGTGAAAGGGTGA
- the leuA gene encoding 2-isopropylmalate synthase codes for MNAREEIRADNGEMGKDARGMPEAARKYQPYPTVGLTDRVWPSKVIDKAPIWCSVDLRDGNQALIDPMGHERKARMFALLLDMGFKEIEIGFPSASQTDFDFARWCIEEGNVSDDVSLQVLVQCRPELITRTFEALQGATNPIVHFYNSTSELQRRVVFEKDVAGIRRIATDAAKMITDMAAKAGGFYRFEYSPESFTGTELEVALEICNAVTEIVKPTPENKLIINLPSTVEMSTPNIYADRIEWMCRNLDNRENLLISLHPHNDRGTGIATTELGLMAGADRVEGTLFGNGERTGNVDIVTLALNMYTQGVDPELDCSDINRMKDVYEYSNQLKIPERHPYVGELVYTAFSGSHQDAINKGMKALRKANTPYWEVPYLPIDPADVGRNYEAIIRINSQSGKGGIAYVLQADYGLNLPRNLQIEFSQAIQAITDAEGKEVPAKRIYERFLETYVDQPGARLKFLDHHTYPDIEIKGRRAVEAIILDSGKEVTISGSGTGPIDGFVDALSRYVGVPMSVLDYSEHSMQRGSNASAISYVEMEHPGGKLFGAGINTNIVAASLEAVVSAANRIVDRKVD; via the coding sequence ATGAACGCACGAGAAGAGATCCGCGCAGACAACGGGGAGATGGGCAAGGATGCCCGGGGCATGCCGGAGGCAGCCCGGAAATACCAACCCTACCCGACCGTTGGTCTTACCGACCGCGTGTGGCCTTCGAAAGTCATCGACAAGGCGCCGATCTGGTGCTCGGTCGACCTGCGCGACGGCAATCAGGCGCTGATCGATCCGATGGGCCACGAGCGCAAGGCGCGTATGTTCGCCCTGCTCCTCGACATGGGCTTTAAGGAGATCGAGATCGGCTTCCCGTCGGCCTCGCAGACCGACTTCGATTTCGCCCGCTGGTGCATCGAAGAGGGTAATGTATCAGACGATGTCTCGCTGCAGGTGCTGGTGCAGTGCCGGCCGGAACTGATCACCCGCACTTTCGAGGCGCTGCAGGGCGCCACCAACCCGATCGTGCATTTCTACAATTCGACCAGCGAACTGCAGCGCCGCGTCGTCTTCGAGAAGGACGTCGCCGGCATCAGGCGGATCGCCACCGATGCGGCCAAGATGATCACCGACATGGCGGCGAAGGCCGGCGGCTTCTATCGTTTCGAATATTCGCCGGAGAGCTTTACCGGCACCGAGCTCGAAGTGGCGCTGGAAATCTGCAACGCCGTCACCGAAATCGTCAAGCCGACGCCGGAAAACAAGCTGATCATAAACCTGCCGTCTACGGTCGAGATGTCGACACCCAACATCTATGCAGATCGCATCGAATGGATGTGCCGCAATCTCGACAACCGCGAGAACCTGCTCATTTCGCTGCATCCGCACAACGACCGCGGCACCGGGATCGCCACCACCGAACTCGGCCTGATGGCGGGCGCGGACCGCGTCGAAGGCACGCTGTTCGGCAATGGCGAGCGCACCGGCAATGTCGACATCGTCACGCTGGCGCTCAACATGTACACGCAAGGCGTCGATCCCGAGCTCGATTGCTCCGACATCAACCGGATGAAGGACGTCTACGAATATTCGAACCAGTTGAAGATCCCCGAGCGCCATCCCTATGTCGGCGAGCTCGTCTACACGGCCTTTTCCGGCTCGCACCAGGATGCCATCAACAAGGGCATGAAGGCGTTGCGCAAGGCCAACACGCCATACTGGGAAGTGCCCTATCTGCCGATCGACCCGGCCGATGTCGGGCGCAACTACGAGGCGATCATCCGCATCAACTCGCAGTCCGGCAAGGGCGGCATCGCCTATGTGCTGCAGGCGGACTACGGCCTCAATCTGCCGCGCAACCTGCAGATCGAGTTCAGTCAAGCGATCCAGGCGATCACCGACGCCGAAGGCAAGGAGGTGCCGGCCAAGCGCATCTACGAGCGCTTTCTCGAAACCTACGTCGATCAGCCCGGTGCGCGGCTGAAATTCCTCGACCACCACACTTATCCCGACATCGAGATCAAGGGGCGGCGCGCGGTGGAGGCGATCATCCTCGACAGCGGCAAGGAGGTGACGATATCAGGCTCCGGAACCGGCCCGATCGACGGCTTTGTCGACGCGCTGTCGCGCTATGTCGGCGTGCCGATGTCGGTGCTCGACTATTCGGAGCACTCCATGCAGCGCGGCTCGAATGCCTCGGCCATCTCCTATGTCGAGATGGAGCATCCCGGCGGCAAACTGTTCGGCGCCGGCATCAACACCAATATCGTGGCTGCTTCGCTGGAAGCGGTGGTTTCCGCCGCCAACCGCATCGTCGACCGAAAGGTCGACTAA
- a CDS encoding tetratricopeptide repeat protein → MQHATPAAPAVRETLDRLLASETFGRSERARKLLRYLVEREQAGEADKLKGFSIAMDVFGKDGDFDPSTDAVVRVQAGRLRELLQHYFANEGVAEPIRIAIPRGGYVPSYELNAIRLPVEPASAEHIEAAAALPESPEEPGKAAGAASLMSPAVRQPAPSLLRHLQFFWLAIALVIAMLGVLILRQGSSALLAGSDAAATIENAVATGSIAPWAPVESLPLVYIAVKTNSAEAARVAASLRAGLSGFDTVSFIGRDADGPLDPVADAISFVFDVLPGPTAGDVTLELQSVATGRVLLSRNLTAADSTPSTVEDSVAGILSSAVPASGAIYNYIEQSGLQTGLTECLLLNDKYYLDQGAKTHEAAYRCLENLVERDAKSSLVFSELATLHLEAATDRYAYPAGATIEQAMSLARRAVQMGPTSPYAHRAYGYLNSRLGNSEESIRWMRKAYELNPYDLSMAAAYAYGLIFAGRYREGTPILAHAAETSSAHPTWWDYGLFVGQFMTGDMNKAALASDALQATPTKSHYLAARLITAKAAGRDQLAHELLDELTVKFPKFAADPRATFVERRYPADLTERLVEALRAAGLGNAS, encoded by the coding sequence TTGCAGCATGCCACGCCTGCCGCCCCCGCAGTGCGCGAGACGTTGGACCGATTGCTAGCCAGCGAAACGTTCGGGAGATCCGAACGAGCGCGTAAGCTGCTTCGCTACCTGGTCGAGCGCGAGCAGGCAGGCGAAGCCGACAAGCTCAAAGGCTTTTCCATCGCGATGGATGTTTTCGGCAAAGACGGCGATTTCGATCCGTCGACCGATGCCGTGGTGCGGGTGCAGGCGGGCAGGCTGCGCGAGCTTCTGCAGCATTACTTCGCCAATGAGGGCGTTGCCGAGCCGATCCGCATTGCCATTCCGCGTGGCGGCTATGTTCCATCCTATGAACTCAACGCGATCCGCCTGCCGGTCGAGCCGGCGTCGGCGGAACACATCGAGGCGGCGGCCGCCTTGCCGGAATCGCCCGAAGAACCCGGCAAGGCGGCAGGTGCCGCATCGTTGATGTCCCCCGCTGTTCGCCAGCCGGCACCCTCGCTGCTGCGCCATCTCCAGTTCTTCTGGCTGGCGATCGCTCTGGTCATCGCCATGCTGGGCGTGCTGATCCTTCGTCAGGGAAGCAGCGCATTGCTGGCGGGAAGCGATGCCGCGGCGACGATCGAAAATGCGGTGGCAACCGGCAGTATTGCGCCATGGGCTCCGGTTGAAAGCCTTCCGCTTGTCTACATCGCGGTGAAAACCAACAGCGCCGAGGCTGCCCGCGTCGCCGCATCGCTGCGCGCCGGCCTCAGCGGCTTCGACACGGTTAGCTTCATCGGTCGCGATGCTGACGGCCCGCTCGATCCGGTCGCCGATGCGATCAGCTTCGTATTCGATGTCTTGCCGGGACCAACGGCAGGCGATGTCACGCTGGAGCTTCAAAGCGTAGCGACCGGACGGGTCCTGCTGTCACGCAACTTGACTGCCGCCGACAGCACACCCTCCACCGTCGAGGACAGTGTCGCCGGCATTTTGAGTTCGGCCGTTCCGGCCTCGGGCGCGATCTACAACTATATCGAACAGAGCGGCCTTCAGACCGGCCTGACGGAATGTCTGCTGCTCAACGACAAATATTATCTCGACCAGGGCGCCAAAACCCATGAGGCTGCCTATCGCTGCCTCGAAAACCTGGTCGAACGGGATGCGAAATCGTCGCTCGTCTTTTCGGAGCTGGCGACCCTGCATCTCGAGGCGGCCACAGATCGCTATGCCTATCCAGCCGGCGCAACGATCGAACAGGCGATGTCGCTGGCCCGTCGCGCCGTGCAGATGGGGCCGACCAGCCCCTATGCCCACCGTGCCTATGGCTATCTCAATTCCCGCCTCGGCAATTCGGAGGAATCGATCCGCTGGATGCGCAAGGCCTACGAACTCAACCCTTACGACCTCAGCATGGCGGCAGCTTACGCCTACGGGCTGATTTTCGCCGGCAGGTACAGGGAGGGAACGCCGATCCTTGCTCACGCCGCCGAAACCTCCAGCGCCCATCCGACCTGGTGGGACTACGGGCTTTTCGTCGGCCAGTTCATGACTGGCGATATGAACAAGGCCGCACTTGCCAGCGATGCGTTGCAAGCGACGCCGACGAAATCGCACTATCTGGCTGCGCGGCTTATCACTGCCAAGGCCGCCGGCCGCGATCAACTGGCGCACGAACTTTTGGACGAGTTGACTGTCAAGTTCCCGAAATTCGCTGCCGATCCGCGCGCGACTTTTGTCGAGCGGAGATATCCCGCCGATCTAACCGAGCGGCTGGTCGAGGCTTTGCGTGCCGCCGGGCTCGGCAATGCCAGCTAG
- a CDS encoding glutathione S-transferase family protein: MGLLVDGKWQDSGYDTKASDGEFVRAQSQWRDWVTVDGRPAEGRMRGFKAEPGRYHLYVSLACPWAHRTLIFRALKKLEDVISVSVVHHFMGANGWTFLAEDGATGDTLYGLDFLHQIYTKADPAYSGRVTVPVLWDRRDQTIVCNESSEIIRMLNSAFDKWGDASLDFYPKALRGEIDAVNDLVYPSVNNGVYRAGFATTQAAYEKAFGELFSALDQLEDRLSRQRYLVGDRITEADWRLFTTLVRFDPVYVGHFKCNLRRIADYPNLSNYLRDLYQVPGVAGTVSLHHIKAHYYGSHEMINPTHIVPVGPELDYAAPHDRARFRKAA; the protein is encoded by the coding sequence ATGGGATTGCTGGTCGACGGCAAATGGCAGGACAGCGGGTACGACACCAAGGCGAGCGACGGTGAATTCGTGCGGGCGCAGTCGCAGTGGCGCGATTGGGTCACGGTCGACGGTAGGCCGGCCGAAGGCCGCATGCGCGGCTTCAAGGCCGAGCCGGGCCGCTATCATCTCTATGTCTCGCTTGCCTGTCCCTGGGCGCACCGGACGCTGATCTTTCGGGCACTGAAAAAGCTCGAGGACGTGATTTCGGTCTCGGTCGTCCATCATTTCATGGGCGCCAACGGCTGGACCTTCCTGGCCGAGGACGGCGCCACCGGCGATACGCTCTACGGCCTCGACTTCCTGCATCAGATCTACACCAAGGCCGATCCCGCCTATTCCGGCCGCGTGACGGTGCCGGTTCTGTGGGACAGGCGAGACCAGACAATCGTCTGCAACGAGTCCTCCGAGATCATTCGGATGCTCAATTCAGCCTTCGACAAATGGGGCGATGCCAGCCTCGATTTCTATCCGAAAGCACTGCGCGGCGAAATCGACGCGGTCAACGATCTGGTCTATCCATCAGTCAACAACGGCGTCTATCGCGCCGGCTTCGCCACCACGCAAGCGGCCTATGAGAAGGCGTTTGGCGAACTGTTCTCGGCGCTCGACCAGCTCGAGGATCGCCTATCTCGCCAGCGTTATCTCGTCGGTGACCGCATCACCGAGGCCGATTGGCGGCTGTTCACCACGCTGGTCCGCTTCGACCCGGTCTATGTCGGCCATTTCAAGTGCAACCTGCGCCGCATCGCCGACTATCCAAACCTGTCGAACTATCTGCGCGACCTCTACCAGGTCCCAGGCGTCGCCGGCACGGTGAGCCTGCACCACATCAAGGCGCACTATTATGGCAGCCACGAAATGATCAACCCGACGCACATCGTGCCGGTCGGGCCGGAACTGGACTACGCGGCGCCGCATGATCGGGCGCGGTTCAGGAAGGCAGCGTGA
- a CDS encoding alpha/beta fold hydrolase has protein sequence MISSLYAAERGDGPKTVVFLHGFGGCHGDWHEVISILAAGSRTLAYDLPGHGLSLDFPGGGPARIAARAVLADLAARGIRRAHLVGHSMGGAAAVLMALAEPEAIASLTLLSPGGFGTEINGPLLRRYAVAAGKSEIRACLAAMSGPQSPPSERIVDVLGEMRARPGQLHKLVEIAAAMTRDDRQGVIPRERLETLDMPVMVVWGTDDTVLPFSQADGLPAHFHLHHVLEAGHMLVEEAPGLIAKIVRRNMKRRSRPLRPNSAPVAD, from the coding sequence GTGATTTCATCCCTTTACGCTGCCGAACGGGGCGACGGCCCGAAGACGGTTGTCTTTCTGCATGGCTTCGGCGGTTGCCACGGCGACTGGCACGAGGTGATTTCGATACTGGCAGCTGGTTCACGGACGCTGGCCTATGATCTTCCGGGCCATGGGCTGTCCCTCGATTTCCCGGGCGGCGGCCCGGCCAGGATAGCCGCCCGGGCCGTTCTCGCCGACCTCGCCGCACGCGGTATTCGGAGGGCGCATCTCGTCGGCCATTCGATGGGCGGGGCGGCGGCTGTGCTGATGGCACTGGCCGAACCCGAGGCGATAGCCTCGCTGACGCTTCTCTCGCCGGGCGGGTTTGGCACTGAGATCAATGGCCCACTGTTGCGCCGTTACGCCGTAGCAGCCGGCAAAAGTGAAATTCGCGCCTGCCTCGCCGCCATGTCCGGACCGCAAAGCCCGCCCTCGGAGCGCATCGTGGATGTGCTTGGCGAAATGCGTGCCCGTCCCGGCCAGTTGCACAAACTTGTCGAGATCGCGGCCGCCATGACCAGGGATGATCGGCAGGGCGTCATCCCGCGCGAACGGCTCGAAACGCTGGATATGCCGGTGATGGTGGTTTGGGGGACAGATGACACAGTGCTGCCCTTCAGCCAGGCCGATGGCCTGCCGGCGCATTTCCACCTGCACCACGTTTTGGAGGCCGGCCATATGCTGGTCGAGGAGGCGCCCGGCCTGATCGCCAAGATCGTCCGCCGCAACATGAAACGCCGCAGCAGGCCGCTTCGTCCAAACTCCGCTCCCGTGGCGGACTGA
- a CDS encoding GNAT family N-acetyltransferase, whose amino-acid sequence MSLADVKYLPETPAHDLEIEAINDEAFGPGRFVLGAYKIREGGPHERALSFVAVDGDIVVASVRMTRIAAGAGRALMLGPLAVRPAYKNLGIGRRLVAIALEAAAKAGMPAVMLVGDEPYYGPLGFKRIPRGQISMPRPVDPDRLLSHEIVPGAMARLVGEVCHADQARIAAQIAAMA is encoded by the coding sequence ATGAGCCTTGCCGACGTGAAATACCTGCCGGAAACTCCGGCGCATGACCTCGAAATCGAAGCCATCAACGACGAAGCCTTCGGGCCGGGCCGTTTCGTGCTGGGCGCCTACAAGATCCGTGAGGGCGGCCCGCATGAACGCGCTCTGTCCTTCGTGGCCGTCGACGGCGATATCGTTGTCGCCTCGGTGCGCATGACGCGCATCGCGGCCGGCGCCGGCCGCGCGCTGATGCTCGGACCGCTTGCCGTGCGGCCGGCCTACAAGAACCTCGGCATTGGCCGCCGGCTGGTGGCGATCGCGCTGGAGGCCGCCGCCAAGGCCGGCATGCCGGCCGTGATGCTTGTCGGCGACGAGCCTTATTACGGCCCGCTCGGCTTCAAGAGAATCCCGCGTGGGCAAATCTCCATGCCGCGCCCGGTCGATCCTGACCGGCTGTTGTCGCATGAGATCGTGCCTGGCGCGATGGCACGGCTGGTGGGGGAGGTTTGCCACGCCGATCAGGCAAGGATCGCCGCGCAAATCGCCGCGATGGCGTGA